In Benincasa hispida cultivar B227 chromosome 8, ASM972705v1, whole genome shotgun sequence, the sequence TGAAAATGGCTTAAATGTTGATGTCACTTAAGATCACTTATACATTACTCAAAGTATGGAACAAATCCTTAAACCTTAAAAGATACATggaatttgaattaaaaaaatatataagaatcagaataatgtttaaattttaaatctacattttcttttagaactttttcattttaagttttataataTTGTTTGCACTCAGTAGTGTTCtggatatttaaatttattagacaaaaaataaaaacattaaaaatatttaatacaaGTATCAGttctaaaaaaagagaaattaaaatatttagacACATCCGATTTCAATGACTAATCTATATGACAGTAGAATTGTgcttaaatgtttttttaactCATCTTCCCTTAATACACAACCAACATTAATTCtagaaatttatatataattaaaacgtTAAATAAAACGTACATCCCTAATTTATACAGTCTCCtattagttaatatatatatatataaatcatagtctatATAAATAAGATACCATTTACATTGATATTTGATaccatatttttataaaatgatttcgactaaaatatcatacattcattttttttttaaatcatccaaaatgttataattgaaATATAAACTCTTTTCGGTGACTATTTGACTCTTAGAGTTATTGTCCAAATGAACCCACCCAAATCTTGCTCCGTCCAAAATTCAATAGAAGCTTTAGGGTAAAAACAATAGTTTTTGTTTCCAAATTTTACTATAAATTCTATTGATTCGAtaagaaatataaaataaagagaaaacaaACTGAATTTCCACAAAAGAGATAGAGCTATGAAACTAACATACggcctttctttctttcttttttttcatgtaTATTATCAACGCATTGCAAAATGTTCTATTATACATACAAAAGAATATACTacaatcaaaatattaatatttgagtGCATCTTAGGCATACTAAGCCCATCTTTGCGTAGTTCACCCTtagtataaaaactaaatatatatatataaaagaaattatagaTAGACAATTAAATGGGgtgtaattaaatatttttattatttgatttaacTAATAAAATTTGGATGGGTTGGTAAGAAGCACGCCCAAGTGTGAACTGTGAACAGTCTCCATCTCCCTAGCTTGcttgaagaatatatatatatatatatacacacacacacatatatacatacacatgTATATATAATTAGCGGCACGTTTGTTTGCATCATTATTCATTCCTTAACCGACTGATTTGGTATTGATTTTCAATGATTGTTAATGTCTTCTAATTCATCTCCCAAAAGCTTCAGCAGCTGCAGCAGTGAAATTGAAGATGACAATAACAATGGCAATGAGCTCCGACGAGGCCCCTGGACTCTTGAAGAAGACAATCTCCTCATTCATTCCATTTCTATTCACGGCGAAGGCCGCTGGAATCTCCTCGCCAAACGCTCCGGTACACAATTTTCCCTTTTCATTTACCCATAAATTACAAACAAGACTTCAAATTCTTACCAATTAATTGACCATTCATTATCAGGATTAAGAAGAACAGGGAAGAGTTGCAGATTAAGATGGCTTAATTATCTTAAACCAGATgtcaaaagaggaaatttgtCAGCTCAAGAACAACTCTTGATTCTTGATCTTCATTCCAAATGGGGCAACAggtaatttggttttttttttaatacgatGTATATTATTCCTCTGTTTTGCAAATTGTACTCTGTTTTTCGAATTTTGTTCTGCTCTGTTttgctgatttttttttttttttttttggtgggaTTAAGATGGTCGAAAATTGCGCAGCATTTGCCGGGAAGAACtgataatgaaattaaaaactATTGGAGAACAAGAGTTCAAAAACAAGCGAGGCATCTTAATATCGATACGAACAGCGaggcatttcaacaaattaTTCGATCTTATTGGATGCCAAGATTAATTCAGAAAATCAACCAATCGCCGCCGTCGGAATTGCCGATTACTTCACCACCAGAGATGATCTCCAAGAGTTCGTTTGTTTTTGAAGCTCCGACTACGGCGGCGCCACAGCCGGCGATGACGCCTCTGCAACTCGGTGGAGATTTGATGGGGAGTTCGtataattcttcttcttcttcacaactGACCCAAATTTCCGGTTATCAAAATTACGAGAATTTTGGGCCGTTTGTGAAGGATTATTGTCACGACGGCCATGGCGGAGGAGAGATGATGAACTGGGCGACGACGGCGGTGACTGGGGATTCTGGTTATCCGGTTGCTCATTGCCACGTGGCTGAAAGTAATTGGATGGAAAACGATTTTACCGGTTACATATCCAACATGGATGAATTATGGCAATTTTAATTAGGACgaagttatattttaaaaaatagaactctgggttttttatttttttttttcttagataaCCCAGAAAAAGAGGTTTTTGATTGATTCATAATTTTCCATTCGTTTGGGACTTCTTATTTTGGGAAATCTCTATTTTCCTCcaaattgggaaaaaaaaacctcCCCCAATTGTAGAATATTTAATATAGTCCTATTAAAATAATGTTTGATAAAACATTATGTATATTATGATCGAGTCTATTTTTTAATGCAAGCTAAGTGTGGTTATTTTGCTAATTAACTTGAATTATTCATTCCATTTATTCTGCTTtagttattttacttttttacctaaactttgaaaaaatatatattttctatccTTGAAATCTTACACTCATTTTTAAGGTAAGTGGgttttataaaattcaaagagaccaaataaaataacatagtAGGGAGACTTCATAATATTCTAATCTTTTAGTTAGAATAGGGTGTTTAATTGAGAATTAGGTAAATTTGTTTAATAAGATTACGTTAATCTGAGTACAAATCGTGAGTTAACATacataaaaattttgatttaaaataataatgcatGGTATAATTGTTTACATTGATATGCATATATGACATTGTTAAAGATGATAATAAGATGGAGTGGGGTCGATAGCATATAAATTTAGTCATTATTCAAAACAAAGTTATTTAAAATTTCTCTGGCTCCCACGttgatttatgaaaaatattttaaatcaaattggaGATATTCTTCACTTCGAAactttattacaaaaaaaaatatatatatatatatcttaggATATTTTACTCCTTTAATATAAGGCCGATATCAATCTTTATCTATAATTgtgatattaaaaaattaaaattaatttataaacctTTTATATGTGGATTTAAAATTCTAGTGTCAACATAAATGTCGAAAtctcaattttatgaaaatgttaatgaaaatattaataaaatataaataatgatTACCATATACGAAaagttattgaaaaaaaaaattacaatttttaaaaagtttaacatgtttattattatattatgttaCTTATTTTTTTACGAGGTAATGAAAATGTAAGTTTACCAATTATGTCGAATCAAtctatgaaaatattgatatgtTTAACGAAatcctaatatatatatatatatatataaataaaagattGGTCTAATTAGTTGGTGGGTGTGGTGGAAGACTTTAGGAGTCGTGGAATTAGAATCGCAACTTTGAAAAGTAGCTTTCGACACGACATAGAATTAGAAACTAGAAAACCGAAGGCTTCAATTTTCAAGCAGCGCAAAAACAAACAACGTTAAAGAAAAtgtgtgtttttctttttttttcccctctctttttttccttttatttattgGTATTGTGTTTTGTGGTTTGTGGAGAGGAGAGAAAGATGGATTGGATTTTCTCTTTGTTGAATTTTCAAACCATCTAGATACATCCCTTTCCCATAATGTTTGATAGAAAATCTGAATTctgttatttatattttttaaaaaaatctgaaaacaatatttttttatgtttttttttaaatttttttaacccaattttgaattttaagttttaaaatgcataattatatttaataaaaataaaaatatttgaaaatacaatatgttgtattataaactcaattcatttgttaaaaaagtataatatgtattatataattTCTACTAATCATATAATGttgcaaaataataattatatcatttttttaatataaatcatcttcataaattaattaataataatttactaTTAGCTAAATATGGATAATTAtaactaattttatgatttataaatatatagtatTAAATACATCTTtattaaatattcactttttACTTTTAgtgttaatgtttattaattaattttttttttaaaaagtaatagAGTTGTAATTAATTAAGCTTCATTACTTGACtactattaaatttaaatttaaaatttcacttcataattattttaaatcgaTGAATAGACATTAATGCTAATGAGGGAAGGTGCGTATTtagaacaaatatattttaaaaattaatgattaaattgaaatcaaacttgggaatcaaattgaaaaaggtaacattttaaaaattaatgattaaattgaaatcaaacttaaaatttaaatgattaaaactataacattttgaaatatatagagtaaatagaaactaaaggaaaaaaataatttttcctaaacattattatattttatttccatGGTCCACTCCTACTTCTTGTGAGTTTTACCTCACCAAAAGTTTgaatttatatgtcataaaaactaacaatttaaatatttataatttatttatggaTCTAAATGAAGTCAATGCGTTAAATATTATCATTGATTTAAGAGATCGCTTTTGTTCTTCGTGATTAATGTTcgaaatgtcttaaatttatatagcTTTCCtttataactatttatttttatttatacaaaaatttaatataatttaaattaaaaaaaacattagaaaTGCAAAAAATTAAGATGTAAAAATATATTAGAAgtgtacaattttttttatttgaaatatccagaaaattaatcaaccaaaaaaaaaaaatagtacatGAATCTATGATATGATTAGTATAATGTTGGTTTTATTCTCCTTTTATATTTTGTATAGACATAGATGTGATTAGCCAGCAATAAAGTTTCTTCGACATTTATAACTTAATATTATTTCCCTATTTCATCTACTTAGCGTAGCTGTCCAAAATTAATCACagagcaaaataataataataataataataataatagaattaTCATGTTTGGTTGGTAGTATTATGACTTCCAATCctagagggaaaaaaaatatttccgatttgatattatatttttttgtacTATACTACGTACTAGTATTTTTActtatatgttatttatttcgtcttttttttttttaatatttaagagTCTTTAGTTTTTCAACTTtgcttttaaaaatcaagtcaaaatttcaaaactaaaagaataGTAAAAAAATAGCTCAACTCAATCAAATGGCATTAGAgtaagtgggctaggtgttaatTTAGggaaaaattcattaaaaagtCTAACACTTGGATAAATCCACTAAAATCCACAGAGATTTGATCCCCATCCACGAGAGTCCTtgtactaaaaagaaaaaaatttaaagtctaacaaattcaagagaactatataaaagaaaatgaaaatggtcgatttcaaatataggaaaattaatcaaaatattgataaatataataaaatttaattgtcTATTTGtgattatgatattttattattatttacaaatattttcaacaattttgtcatttaaaataatttctcttttgAAAATTTGCTATTGTTTTAAGAATTTGACTAATAAGTTAACTTATTGAAAAAATAGTAAGAGAATTCATAGGAAACtataataagttttaaaaattgaaaacaaaatcgATATTAAAGGGAAATTCAATGatttttgaaagaataaaatttgaaaaatagagAAACCTTTGATATATGAAAAATGTGACTATTATCACTTTAATTAGTATAagattacatttaaaaaaaattcttaaagaaaaaagattctAACGAAGCCATGAGTCATTTGGTTTATGGGTCCAAGTAGGcacaaattttgaataaggATTAAATGTCTTATATAACTGGGTTTTAACTTTATGTTTGCATCATGATACTTATAGCaccaaacaatttatttaaaataaatatgtgaccctttaaattttattattttaataatctaTCGCGCGGATGCGTGGAGTGAGTAAACTCTCTCTCACACACAGTTTTAATTGATTATGACTAAATACAATAGAGAGTGACGTGTGCCAATTAGCCAATAGAAACACATGTAATTAAAAactattaaatattataaacttaattgttcACTATAATAGTTGgttctatcattttttttttttaaataatgacctttgttttttttaaaaaaactataacATGCATACATGAGTATGATGACTTTAACTTCTCAACTTCGAAAGAAAAAGCACGtcattaatgatttttttttttcattgaaaaCAGTATTTACATGCAATTTGGGACGTTCATTCCCATATTCGTGATGCTAGCGGTTATTTTGTGTTGGTTGTTGTCAAATTCATGTGAGTGTATGTGGATATTATTTTCGTCGAAGCTCTTATTTTGTTGTTAGACTTAAAGGTGTGGTCTCTTCAATATTTAGGTGGAATCAACTTCCCGATTATTGATATtgactatgaaaaaaaaatgcttcAATCTTTTCCTTGATGTGCCATTTGGAGGAAATTCGGGCTTAGATGTTGGTGGTGCAAATTAAATATTGTGGCTTCAATCTCAAATCTACAAATAATGTTGCTCATAATATTATTGGACGAGGTTGGAGATGTTTGGTATTTTAGTCATTCGAAGTGGTTAATGTCTATTTTAATTCATCATGTCAACGGTCGTGGACCTTCGaccattttagtttattgatcaatgaggttttttttctttacatacgtacatacatacacacatcCATTTTTCTGACAAAAATACCCCTTGTGGTGGGCAACTGGAGATAGAAGAtgcatttgaaaaaaatttaatattcaaacatgattcacttgtatgtcaccacatacatgtttgagctACAATACATAACttgggatcttagtttattagttttgggttaatgcaaactaaatgtcaaataaaataacaatttattttattaaaaataattcgTTTGTACAACtgttttacaaactacaaaaccacaagatttagggtatcaaccccaactgttataaaaagagattaattttttttgtagttcGATCTTATATCAACTCTCTATATAGTATACCCCaattgcatgtctccacataaaagatttggatcaaatcgtttgtaacatttACTAAGTGAATCATATCCGTAGTATCTCCAGGATAAGacatccaactttatccatatactacgaACTATTTAGGCTACTACATGAACATGATCCACCAATATGTCTACTACATGGTGTtcaaattatacaaaataaccttggatctttccttaatggataattgcatatataaaataataaaccattatttcaaaaaacttattaaatattgttgggttttatatcctaaaactcgtggtctGTAAACAATAAATTGATTATGTTATCAATAAAGCTGTCATTgaggttttattcaataaagttgttattgaatatgaattgctcatttcgttttagaaagaacctaaatccaataaactaaagatccatggctattatacgaatacttgaattttatgtggcgacataaagatggatcaagtttgaataaatagccaaaacggtctataatatatgaataaggttgtgtgctttattttggtaacactatcggatgcagtccactttgtagttgttacaatttgtcgtaaagtgctacaaacaaagtgatcttgATTTGTTCACGTAGTAACATGAGAAGccggggcatcctatacaatgagtttgcataagatcagaccaagaaataagtcactcttactttataacgttgtttactgtttaagactaactatttcaaagtgatgacctaggtaacttgaccttaatcatgagctaactatgaacttctgtttattcaggatcATCCTTATATTTTCATGGGTGATGGTTGGTtcaacaacgtcggctcaataagcctcccatttcaaggataagatcggtagatagttggggacatagggagtaagacggaattcactcatacctgtttttagggatagtacaaaggttgttcccttaagtgttgactccacgtcttgaataaggggtctcaccctctcattggcctgagacaGACTCGATTTAGTGaatggatcacaaaccaattattcattagaagagcacttaagaagcaagatgtaatatcgggggtaaaacaacttttgacccagtcgttattacgaacaacctgtgaaggtttGATTTAccaatcatggttatatcaagtggacataatatatctacagtaagagTGTGCAATTACTGGGTTTTAGTGaagtgactcggtagttaacgaatgatggttcattaggttaaagagtttaaccggttaatctcggatcgttggagcccatgatctgtaggtctatgaggtcccctactagctcatatcggactaaaccttataATAGTGTGATGAacgaatttgaattgttcaaatttggttcTTGGAgcaaaacattaaatatatatgatatatttaacctaatgtttaattgtgaattaaacataaagataGAGAAagtaggagatatttaaatatcaagattatgaataggtattcatattaattgacattaatgttggatttaatattaaattaaattgattaaattatttaattaatatttaatcataatttaattattataattaattttgaaattaaatggaattggtcaaaattacaataaaagtcaaaataattgactatgtcaaACTTGtatcaaaagtcaaaattgttgactagataaaaaatgcaatgaaagtcaaaaagtcaaaattgttgattttgaactttgagAGTCAAGCTTTGACCTTTGatcaagttagtggaaagatccaacaattGTGAgtgaaaaattataacatttgcATTGCTAAGTATTGTCTTCGATTGAAGACACTTGCATCattaatcccactttgagttagtggattttttagtatcaaattctcatcaaactcaaagttgtaTGTTTTGCATGAAACGACCTTTAAAAGGTAgagttttatgaattttaaatcacTTGGTCAAGTGGAAATATATGAGATTATTTGACAATCTTAATATATTTTCTCACAAAAATCCTTAACCTTTTCGTATCCAAATTAGTTACTCACTAGATCCAACAATCCCATTCTAAGGCCACAGAATAGTCGGAAAGACTCCCTTGATGGTCTATGAATTATtcatgaggagattggagctgatttggagaaattttaagactacaaaggttgtatatcttttttccctttattcttattttaattgcatgtctattctttgaaattaacctaaagatatttttttcttctattgcaTATATTTCCGTTCCATCAAATACGAGGCTTTAGGATATACATTTCAACACGTCCGAGTCGTGCCGCTGTCCATCGTCAAGTCGACTCGGGCATTGTTCTGCTCCTAGTCTACCGTTCGTCGCCTGTGTTCACTCCGAGTATGTGGTTCATCGTCCAATGTGGTGCAGATGATCCGCTTGCCAGTTTATCATCGTGGGCTGCtgtaaaggaaaagaaaacgaAGGAATGATAGAGAGAACGAGGGAGGGGGAGAGAATGaaggttttgaaaaaaaaattattaaaataaaaatacaccTTAATCAAGGAAActtttgtgttttctttttagaaatatGTGTGATTGATTATAGGTTAAGGACAAAAGGGTAATTGAACCCTAATTTTTGTGTAAGAGTAGAAAAGTTGGACAAAAGTAAAATTTAGGGCGTTTTGTTagctttcataaaaaaaaaaaaaaaaaaaaaacgcaaTATGGGACAGCTTGAATTTAGGACAAGTTGGGCCTGGTCACGGGATTTCCACAACGATACCATTGACAAAGCCAAATACTGGGCCTGCCTGGAACAACTTTCTATGTCAAGCCCAATAATCACTTTAAATTGGGCTTTGTTTGCGTAAATGAAAGCCCAATATCTATCTAATTTGGGCCTAACCCACCCAAAACATTTGATCTCATTCgtccaataaataaaaataatctcaGTATTTACTCTCACAGCTATATAAACTGCCATTCTCCGCGAAACCCTAGTCTCCATCGGCTTAAAATCAGATTTTCATCCACAGAGTAGCCGATCGTTGCCTTCCAGCGCCGTCGAGTATGGTTCTCTAACTGCTCTACTTCGCCATTTCTTCTCTTTGCTATTAGTCTTCAGTGCTCTGTTTTCGTTTCATTCTTCAGGAATTTTTCGATTTTTGTACACTTTTCATTTTCGGAGTCCTCCCAAGTTTGTGACTGTTTAGTGTAGTTGCCCTGTTGGACGAAGGAGATGATTCATATACTACTGATTAATTTCGGCATTGTgatttagttttgtttttctgATTGAGTCCGTGAATTAATTTCTAGACAGTTAGGGGTTGAAGACTTGGATTAAGAAGTTCTTCGCAAAGGCTAGAAAAGGATGTGTGTTGGATTTCGTATTTAAATCCTTTAATTTAATGGATTTTCTTAGACGAGTTTGAATAGAAACTATTAAGTTTCATTTTGCCAATTTTTAGTTGTCTCTTAACAATGGTTTGTTGGGATTTTTTTTCCACCTCATGTTGTCTTCTTCAGCTAGATTCCTGAAGATGTATACGGCTCTGAAAAAGATCCACAAGGATAAGGATGCTGAAGCATCCGAATTTGAAGAGACTGTTGCGCAGGTTGTTTTCGTAGATAGCAGAAATCTCTTTGCTTACTCAATTGTCGAAGTTACGTTGCCTCCTTTATTAGCACTTCTGATGATTTAATGTATCTGCAGGCACTCTTTGATTTGGAAAACACCAATTCGGAGCTGAAAAGTGACCTCAAGGATCTGTACATTAATTCAGCACTGTAAGTTTCATGtgttgttgataaaatatgtctATCATGATAAACGAGTATGTTATTTCCCAGGAAACTAATACTTACGTCTTTGTGGTTGCAGTCAAGTTGATGTTTCTGGAAACAGGAAGGCTGTTGTTATATATGTTCCCTTTAGATTGAGGAAGGCTTTCCGGAAGATTCAGTTGAGGCTTGTTCGTGAGCTGGAAAAGAAGTTTAGCGGAAAAGTAATGGATGGTCCATTTTTGCTTTCGTTCTCTTTTGACTTTCCAAAAGCAGAATCATTTTTACAGTGTATTTATCATTAGTTAACTTGggacctgatcttggtgacacttaGATAAACTAATTTTATGTTTAGGATATATGTTCTACAAAATTGCTTCATTGACTTCATTTGACGTTATGCTGCAAGAACACGTTGCAATCTTTTTCACAATGTCTGCGTCATGAAATACTACAAATTTCTCATAAATTTGTATAGATATCACCAATTAAGAAGATGCTCTACCTTTTTCCCTCtatattctatagtttgtaaattgtgtTGGCCGTGTATTCAAGTGGGTTGTCTCGggtatttctttttccttgtgCTAATTTTCTGTAATCCTTTGTTTTAGGATGTGATTCTGGTTGCTAACAGAAGAATCTTGAGACCCCCGAAGAAAGGGTCAGCAGTTCAAAGGCCTCGCACCCGTACTCTTACTTCCGTACATGAAGCAATGCTAGAAGATATTGTTTTGCCTGCAGAGATTGTAGGAAAGCGAACCAGATACAGGGTTGATGGTTCAAAAATCATGAAGGTAATAAATGCATGGCTTAAACATAAGCTTTTCCTCATTTCATGGATGCAGTTAATGAAGTTCAGAAGATGCATgtcatctattttctatttctagGCACCAAAATAGAAACTGTATTGTTCATTCTATTTATTCATTTACTGCAATATATTATtctatcttttctttttactgTCTTTAGAGGGTGTAACTAGATTCACCTGGCTTGTGACTAAAACGGAAACTAAACTCAACTAAACCTTTTATTCATCTTGGTTCCTGCTGCCACATCCGAATGTTCTTGCCATGTTTGGTATCAAGGAATGTATAATTCTAGGCTGGTTTATGGTGGCATGAGAATTAGGCTCCAATTACAAATATTTACCCTGGTTCTTCTGGATGCAGGTTTTCTTGGACCCGAAGGAGCGGAACAACACTGAGTACAAGTTGGAGAGTTTTGCTGCAGTTTACAGGAAGCTTTCTGGCAAAGATGTTGCCTTCGAGTTCCCGATAACTGAGGCATAATTATAACCTTCGTGCAATGTGACACCCGTTTAGATGCATTTACTTGAAAGTCATTCAAATTTTTGATGTTGAGAACGTTGAGTGATGTCTAGATTCtgtttttatatgatttttgaTTTGCCAAAGCgaatttatttatgaatgtcGTAGGATTTGAATACCCTTATATTCGAGTATTGTTATAATGTTTACCAAGTTGGTCGTTTTAATTAGTCTTGCGGAGAAAAAACACTGAAATTTTCTGTGGAGTTCATTAATATTGATAGTTCATATGGtttacttatttaaaaaatgataatcGGGAAATGATGTGATGAAAAATGTTTTCGGCTGAAAAATTTTATGGTACAACCCAGGAAAAGTTTGTATTTTGGATTCTGAATCTCATCGTTATCAAGGCTttggaaattttattttatagatgtAAATTTTAGCAACATGACGATTGTAGATTCCAGATTTATTCGACActgtttaaaattaaattgttttgtGAAGGAACTAAAGTTTTAAGGAAACTTGAAAGTTTGAAGCAGCTATTTATTTGACATAACGTTTAAATGATAGGGGTGGGCaatttttcaaacttaaaaATTGTATTAGACAAACTTGAAAATCGTTAATCTAACTAGaaaagttttcaacttcttacGGCTTTTCAGTTGGGTTTGTTGTTATTCAAAAAGTAGTTCTATCAGTAATTTTATCATAATTTGTTCTTCAAAAGCATTTAAAGAAATTGAAGCTCTAAAAATTACGACACACCAATTGACAAAGGATAATATAAAGGTTAAAGATTATATGGCATATtttcctccaaaaaaaaaaaaaaacatatatattatggCACATCATTTTTTAGGAACTAAGCATGGTGTCCTTGGCTAAAAGGACAAAAGCTTCACTAATTCAGGGTGGAAAAAGTGTAAGGCCAAGAAGCGCTAACCCTTGATTTGTTGCAATAACATAACTAACAGAATTATAGAaagttaaaattataaaattttgctCGCTATGAAATAACCCTAAATAACCATTGTTACAGTTacctaaaaatgaaaagaattgaTATGAACGCACGCAACGTTAATGCAAATTTCTTCATACTATGCACAACAGAAATGATCACCTGCCTTCATCAATAGAAGAAACAGATATGGAATTCCTTGAATAATCCTCTACCAAACTACTAGTTGTAGTAGAAGCTTTGGTAACGCCACTTTGTGTACTAGTATTTGTCTTGGTGAAAGCCGTAGTAGAGGTAGTTGTTTGACATGCTGCTCGACCACGAATTCCAGGTTTTCCAGGTCGCGGCAACGTGAAAGAATCACTAGAAAGCATGAGATGAATGGTATTCATATCAGGCCTATCTGTAACACTTGCTTGACAACATAACAAACCCAACTGAATGCACATTGCTGCCTCATCTGCATTGCATTTTGTTAGGCTTTT encodes:
- the LOC120083295 gene encoding transcription factor MYB62-like; the protein is MSSNSSPKSFSSCSSEIEDDNNNGNELRRGPWTLEEDNLLIHSISIHGEGRWNLLAKRSGLRRTGKSCRLRWLNYLKPDVKRGNLSAQEQLLILDLHSKWGNRWSKIAQHLPGRTDNEIKNYWRTRVQKQARHLNIDTNSEAFQQIIRSYWMPRLIQKINQSPPSELPITSPPEMISKSSFVFEAPTTAAPQPAMTPLQLGGDLMGSSYNSSSSSQLTQISGYQNYENFGPFVKDYCHDGHGGGEMMNWATTAVTGDSGYPVAHCHVAESNWMENDFTGYISNMDELWQF
- the LOC120082429 gene encoding 40S ribosomal protein S7-like, with the translated sequence MYTALKKIHKDKDAEASEFEETVAQALFDLENTNSELKSDLKDLYINSALQVDVSGNRKAVVIYVPFRLRKAFRKIQLRLVRELEKKFSGKDVILVANRRILRPPKKGSAVQRPRTRTLTSVHEAMLEDIVLPAEIVGKRTRYRVDGSKIMKVFLDPKERNNTEYKLESFAAVYRKLSGKDVAFEFPITEA